DNA from Meleagris gallopavo isolate NT-WF06-2002-E0010 breed Aviagen turkey brand Nicholas breeding stock chromosome 12, Turkey_5.1, whole genome shotgun sequence:
GAGGTGGGGGGCCGGCATGGGGTAGTGGCCAGGTTTGCCCCGTGGCACGCTGGGGCCACATGCTGCTCTTGCCTCGCAGGTGCACTACATCCTGCAGGAGGTGGTGATCGGTGGGATGGTGCTGGAGACCAACATGAATGAGATCGTGGCACAGGCGGAGGCGCAGAGCAAGCTGGAGAAGGCGGAGGTGAGCAGCAGTTTGGAGAGGGGTGCCCAGGTGTGGGCAAGGGCAGGTGGGCTCTGGGTGCCGTGCAGGAGACGGcgtgctgcaggcagtggggcCGGGGGTGGAGGAGCCGGTGCCTCCCCCGGTGTTCCCAGCCTGCGTGTCCCCAGGGAGAGGGCATAGGGTGGGTGCTCCCCATCGAGGGGTGTAGGGAGCAGCCAGCACGTGGTTATTGCTGTGCTGTCAAGGTTAATAGTGTGCAGTGAAACCTTTATGGCCCACTGGCGCTGTCATCGTGAGGATGCAGCATGCAGTGACAGCAGGGACGGGATTTGGGTGTGGGGCTGGCACCCACCGCTCCCCCCCAGGGGGGGCTCTCGGCTGTGCCATCCCGCGCCGTCTCAGCCGTGAAGAACATCAACCTGCCGGAGATCCCACGCAACATCAACATCGGGGACATCAACATCAAAGTGCCCAACCTGTCACAGTTCATGTGAGCGTCCCGGCGTGGGGGGCCGGGTCTGGGGCTGACTCTTCTTGGGATTCCTGGGTGCAGAAACGTGCCCGTGGCTGTGGCGGAGCCGTGGTGGTGCTGCTCCTCCATCCTCACGGTGCGGGGCTCACTCTGCCTGCCTGCGTTCCCCTGCccaccctgctcctgctggggcCCTGAGAGGTTGGCACTGATGTCACGGGGCAGGGCAGCGGGGTGTGAGCTTCTGGGAGCTGCCAGTGTACCCTGCTGTGCCAGGAACAAGTGCGTGTGAGCAGTGAGCATGTCCTTTTCCAAATAAACCACTGTGTGAACCTGTCTTTggcctgtgctgctgggacGGGGCTGTGGGTCCGGCCCGTGGGGGGaaatggggctgtgggtgctgcccATGGGGGCTGTGGCAGTGTGGCTCTGGCAAGGTGCCTGCCCAGACGCCGGGATAGGTCATCGCCTCCTGCTAGGGTGTGGAAGCCTGTGACCTCCTGTCCTCATCCCTGCCCAGTGCCCTGGGCCAGCAGCCAGTGAACGCAGGGCTGGGCAGCCCTACCTCAGGGCAGAggtgccccacagccccctccTGGCCACCATCCCGCACTGGGTGCGGGGGCCCCTTCCTGTGCCGTTTCCCTCCCGCCAGCTGCGCTCCCGCGGGCTCTGCCTCCACTTCCCCTGGCAGGGAAACAGTGACTCTGCTTGGAAGGAATTTTTCTGCTCTCCCCTCCCCACCACTTAACCCTTCCCCAGCTGGCCGCCAGCCCCCAGCAGCACGCGGGGGGTCACTGGGCTGAGCCACTTCTTCATCGCTgccagccctcctcctcctcctcctcctcctgctgccgCATGGCTGCCACGCGGTGGTGGGAGCTGTGAGCGGTGCGGAGAGATGAGTCCGGGGGTGGGGGGGATGGGTTCTGTGGTTGTGGGGGGTCTGAGGGGTCAGGGCGGTGGGGGGCTCAGCGCCCAGGTCCGATACGCGGGGGGGAACTCGtggagtggggctgggggaaTCCCGGCTGCAGTGGGCAGTGCCTTTTCTCCAGCCCGGTGCCGTGGCGGTCACTGGCGCAGGACGTGCCTGGCTGCACATGACAAGAAGACGTTTTGGCACCTCCGGTACCGGCTGCATCCCCACCGCCCTTTCCTGTAtcctgctggagctgggaagcacagagctgggtAAGTCccgctgctgctccctgctgtaGCCCCGGCCTTGCCGCGTGCAGGACGGGGCAGGgagaatgggatgggatgggctGAGCCCTCGGCCCCGTCCCCACAcccaggagagctgcagccctgagcccaGCAGCGTGGGGACCGCCCAGCACCGTGCTCCCCAGCTGCCTGCGCAGGGGAAGCAAGAACTGGCGTTGGGGCCCCGTCCTGGCCCTGCATGGCTGCCAAGTACTGCCCTGTCACCATCCGGGCTGTGTTTGGCACCCAGGGGCGCAGGGTTCCCCTGAGCTCGTTTCACTCGTGGGAACTCCGCCGTCCCCCAGACCCCTCACCACTGGTGAGGTGGGGGGATGTGGGCAGATGGAGCCTGGCATGCGCCCAGCCCTCTGCAGGCACCTGCACAGCCCAAACTGCCGTGTTTGCCCTCACCCCGCCAAGGACTGGGTGAGCCCGCTCACTCCCAGAGGAGAAACACTCCAGCCCTGCTTCCCAGGTGTTGCACAGGGCTGCCAAACGCAAATCTATCCACATCCACCCAGCCCCGGAGGCTGCTTGCAGCTGGGGCAGGCGGTGCCAGGTGGGACACAGGGAGCCGGATGGGGCACGGTGTGCCGGAAGGGACATGGGGTGCCGGGCAGGGGCTGAGTGGTGTGGCACCCCCGAGCAGGGATGGTTTGCAGGGTGCCTGGGTGCTGGGCGAGCACAGCCTGGTGGTGTTGCTGTCGAGCGCTGCCCTGTTCCCTTCCCTGCCGCTTCTGGGGTTGAGCGTGCTGGTAAAGGCTGGTGCCCCCGAGCTGTGCCTCCCAGACAGGGCAGCGGTGCATCTGGGATGTCCCCTACGCCCGGACCTGGGGTGCCCCTATGCCTGCCCTGTGCCGGGCCCCGACCCTGTGCTGGGCACGCGGTGTCCGTTCCGGGACCCCCTCTGCCCGCcccccagccagcagcccagggGTTAAGGTGACGAGCAGCGGTTCAGGTTACTTCCCCTGGAGTTCGGGGAGGAAACTTTCCTCCCGCTGCCGCCCGAGCTAACGGGGCAGCGGCGGCGGGGCGGTGAGCAGCGGTCGGCGCANNNNNNNNNNNNNNNNNNNNNNNNNNNNNNNNNNNNNNNNNNNNNNNNNNNNNNNNNNNNNNNNNNNNNNNNNNNNNNNNNNNNNNNNNNNNNNNNNNNNAGCGCCGCTCAGGGCCCGGGGATGTGGGGAGGACGGGGGAGGGCCGCGAGGGGACAGGGTGTGATGGCTGCACCGGGGCGAGGGGAGAGCGGGAGGCGATGGGTCTCCGGGGTGGTGGGAGAGGGAGTGAAGGCGGCGGGGCTGCGGCTGAGGCTCATCTCCATGGAAGCACGGAGCTGGGCAGACTCGTCGCCGCCGAGAGGTGTctgaaaatgcagttctttGTCTGGCAGACGCTTCTCATTTTCACTCTGTTTTCCATATCCTTACGTGCAAACCGACATTGCTGATACGTGAAAGCAGTGACTGATCACGGCTGTCACTGCACGTGTGGAGGGTGGTCCGGTGACCCCAGAACAGCATCTCTGCTCGGAGGGCCTGGTTCAAAGAAGGCAGATCCTCCACCACGCACGCACAGCACTGCCAAACAGCTCCGTGTGGCCGCAGCCTTTCCCCACTGTGCGGGCTTTGTTAGGGCTCGGTTTTCCcatgcaaatatttgcagatatACAAGGATCTTCTGTAGGGCTGACGCAGTTCATTGTCCTCCCGCACGGGCGGGGCTGGGGAGCGCTGTGGCCGTTGTGAGGAGCGGTTTGGGTGCCGGCAAGGATGGACGGAGAGGGGCAGCGGTCAGCCCAGGCTGCTCGGAGGGGGGGGAATCGGCCGTCAGCCAATCAGCGTGCGCGCAGAGCGGCCCCTCCACGCAGCAGCCAATGGCGGCCCGCGCCCAGCATCCCCACGGAGCGCCGAGCTGCGGCACTGCAGCAGCGCGGGGAGATGGGCACAAGCGGTCACCTATTGCTACAGAACCGAAACTGTAACTCTGGGTAAACAAAAACATCCGCCCGGCTCCGGTCCCTCCTCCCCCCGAGCAGCACAGCCGGCACAGAGCACCGCCATTGCCACTCTGTGGTGGTGGCTGAGCTCGGCCTGGGGTCCCTCCCACGGACGCTGCCTTCCCGCACGGATCCTGCGTGGGTTTCCAACATGAGCCCATAGCACGGGGCTCCCGCCCTTCAGGACCTGCAGAGCCTCGTGCACGGCTCTGCCCCCCCACAGCTCCCTCTGCACCGCAGGCTGCT
Protein-coding regions in this window:
- the AP3S2 gene encoding AP-3 complex subunit sigma-2, yielding RIPPSLFGSPDCKLIYRHYATLYFVFCVDSSESELGILDLIQVFVETLDKCFENVCELDLIFHMDKVHYILQEVVIGGMVLETNMNEIVAQAEAQSKLEKAEGGLSAVPSRAVSAVKNINLPEIPRNINIGDINIKVPNLSQFM